A genomic window from Methanobacterium sp. BRmetb2 includes:
- a CDS encoding cation transporter, whose product MTPKAVVFDNSGTLIERYRALKNIKNGQICDYVSSIDVVDYDSKRALVVLQTDPSKCIINAIPTQTIYQFITRNNIKFDVSYSAADIKKDSVLKAIKDDKTTVQDVKDTINAVIEKKFNVQICSGSGFIVNIKKGKIEFTITAGGKLFPEVTDVIRRLETRGIDIYVASGDRKKSLEELARFIDIPLENVFSTADSRRKKEIVRELKKKYKVMMVGNSANDILALEEADIGVLTLQQEENTPQKVFDAADVVVNNIKEVLDIDF is encoded by the coding sequence ATGACTCCTAAGGCAGTTGTATTTGATAACTCTGGAACTTTGATTGAAAGGTATCGGGCCCTGAAAAATATTAAGAACGGCCAGATATGTGACTACGTCAGTTCAATTGATGTTGTGGATTATGATTCCAAGAGAGCGCTGGTAGTCCTGCAAACCGACCCATCTAAATGTATCATCAACGCCATACCAACTCAGACCATATATCAATTCATTACCCGCAACAATATAAAATTCGATGTAAGTTATTCTGCAGCAGATATAAAAAAAGACAGTGTTTTAAAGGCAATAAAAGATGATAAAACCACAGTACAAGATGTTAAGGATACTATTAATGCAGTTATTGAAAAAAAGTTCAATGTACAAATATGCAGTGGTTCCGGTTTTATAGTCAATATCAAAAAAGGTAAAATCGAATTTACCATAACTGCAGGGGGTAAATTATTCCCTGAAGTTACAGATGTTATTCGGAGACTTGAAACAAGAGGCATTGATATATATGTTGCCTCTGGAGATCGTAAAAAATCCCTTGAAGAACTGGCCCGGTTTATAGATATTCCACTGGAAAATGTGTTCAGTACAGCTGATTCCCGACGAAAAAAAGAAATTGTAAGGGAATTAAAAAAGAAATATAAAGTTATGATGGTTGGGAATAGTGCCAATGACATACTGGCCCTAGAAGAAGCAGATATTGGAGTTTTAACTTTACAACAGGAAGAAAATACCCCTCAAAAAGTCTTTGATGCTGCTGATGTGGTGGTTAATAACATAAAAGAAGTTCTGGATATTGATTTTTGA
- a CDS encoding lysine transporter LysE, whose product MLELIFFVLTSFAAGLSGALVPGPMLTVTISDSLKKGYLAGPMVVSGHIIAEIVLIILIIGGLRWLIDSPMAALVIGVLGGFVLMFMGYNLFKTDPDSYEPEEELKSNHSSIADGIITSISNPYFFIWWATIGFAFMFKGLEIAGIVGLLGFLVGHWSADLSWYSMVSFFTSKGSRIMNKHSYTWIMRICGVFLVALGLYFITSVTILK is encoded by the coding sequence TTGTTGGAATTAATATTTTTTGTATTAACCTCATTTGCAGCAGGACTATCTGGAGCACTGGTTCCTGGGCCTATGCTAACGGTGACCATCTCCGATTCTTTGAAAAAAGGATATTTGGCCGGCCCAATGGTTGTTTCCGGGCATATTATTGCAGAAATAGTTTTGATAATCCTAATTATCGGCGGATTGCGTTGGTTAATAGATTCTCCTATGGCTGCGCTGGTTATAGGAGTATTGGGAGGTTTTGTATTGATGTTCATGGGTTACAATCTCTTCAAGACAGATCCTGATTCATATGAACCTGAAGAAGAATTGAAAAGTAATCACAGTTCAATCGCCGATGGTATTATCACCAGCATATCTAATCCCTACTTTTTCATCTGGTGGGCCACCATAGGATTTGCATTCATGTTTAAAGGACTTGAAATCGCAGGAATAGTTGGACTTCTTGGATTTTTAGTGGGCCACTGGTCTGCTGATCTATCATGGTACAGTATGGTGTCGTTTTTTACCAGTAAAGGATCTCGAATAATGAATAAACATTCATACACCTGGATAATGAGGATATGTGGTGTATTTTTAGTAGCTCTTGGTTTATACTTCATAACAAGCGTTACTATCCTTAAATAA
- a CDS encoding alanine dehydrogenase, whose product MPATIVLKQSEIKKMAKMDEIIESVETGYLEHARRRVQMPAKKYLYYRKHNGDLRIMPCYLRNMDQSGVKNVNVHPDNPQNHGLPTVMGLIELVEPKTGFPVALMDGTWITNMRTGAAGGIATKYLARDNSETIGLVGAGKQAETQIMALNEVMDIKNAKVFCRTCASRTRFAKMISEKFGFPVKAVDSAKEAVTNVDVVVTSTPVKVPVIKSKWIREGTHINAMGADAPEKQELETSLTLRSKVVIDCWEQASHSGEINIPVSTGQIKREDIQARIGDVIAGKSPGRQSDEEITIFDSTGLAVQDITTAWMIYEKALKEGKGQKINFLD is encoded by the coding sequence ATGCCGGCAACAATTGTGTTAAAACAGAGCGAAATAAAAAAAATGGCTAAAATGGATGAAATAATAGAATCTGTTGAAACTGGGTATTTGGAGCATGCCCGGCGTAGGGTGCAGATGCCTGCCAAAAAATATCTTTATTATAGAAAACATAATGGGGATTTGCGGATAATGCCCTGTTACCTTAGAAATATGGACCAATCTGGGGTAAAAAATGTTAATGTACACCCAGACAATCCACAAAATCATGGCCTTCCCACAGTAATGGGATTAATTGAATTAGTTGAACCAAAAACAGGTTTTCCAGTAGCATTAATGGATGGAACCTGGATAACCAACATGAGAACTGGTGCCGCCGGGGGTATTGCAACCAAATATCTGGCCCGTGACAATTCTGAAACAATTGGACTGGTGGGGGCAGGTAAACAAGCTGAAACACAAATAATGGCTCTAAACGAAGTTATGGATATCAAAAATGCCAAGGTATTCTGTCGAACCTGTGCATCCCGTACCAGATTTGCTAAAATGATATCCGAAAAATTTGGATTTCCTGTAAAAGCAGTGGATTCTGCAAAAGAGGCCGTTACTAATGTTGACGTGGTGGTAACCAGTACCCCTGTAAAAGTTCCGGTTATAAAATCGAAATGGATAAGAGAAGGAACACATATAAATGCCATGGGTGCTGATGCTCCTGAAAAACAAGAACTTGAAACCAGTTTAACTCTTAGATCAAAAGTAGTAATAGACTGCTGGGAACAGGCTAGCCACAGTGGTGAAATAAATATACCCGTATCCACAGGACAAATTAAAAGAGAGGATATACAAGCTAGAATTGGGGATGTTATCGCCGGAAAAAGTCCAGGAAGACAGTCCGATGAAGAAATAACAATTTTTGATTCTACTGGGCTTGCTGTTCAAGATATAACAACCGCTTGGATGATCTATGAAAAAGCATTGAAAGAAGGAAAGGGCCAAAAAATCAACTTCCTCGATTAA
- a CDS encoding potassium transporter TrkA, which translates to MYVVIMGGGRVGLNLAKALVMGGHDITLIESDDVLCGDLASELDALVICGNGSDKKILDEANIGDADVFVAATGNDESNILACIMANDYDLKKIIARVTDPNHEKVFLKIGVDAVVSPELTAASYLEKVIIRPKVADLVVLGKGDAEIIDITVANKQVVGKKISEINPTEDYMICAMHENEDIVIPKPDMVLKRGDRVSVLAKTKAVRKVVNKFMV; encoded by the coding sequence ATGTATGTAGTTATTATGGGTGGAGGAAGAGTTGGATTGAACCTGGCCAAGGCACTGGTTATGGGGGGGCATGACATAACTCTTATTGAATCTGATGATGTTTTATGTGGAGATTTAGCTTCGGAATTGGATGCTCTGGTCATATGTGGAAACGGTTCTGATAAAAAAATATTGGACGAGGCTAATATTGGTGACGCTGATGTTTTTGTTGCAGCCACGGGTAATGATGAATCAAACATTTTAGCTTGTATAATGGCCAATGATTATGACCTTAAAAAGATTATTGCCCGAGTTACTGATCCTAATCACGAAAAAGTTTTTTTGAAGATTGGAGTGGACGCGGTGGTTAGTCCAGAACTTACAGCAGCAAGTTATCTGGAAAAAGTCATAATAAGGCCTAAAGTGGCGGATCTGGTTGTTTTAGGAAAAGGCGATGCGGAAATTATCGACATTACTGTTGCTAATAAACAGGTAGTAGGGAAAAAAATTAGTGAAATTAACCCTACTGAAGATTACATGATATGTGCCATGCACGAAAATGAAGACATTGTTATTCCTAAACCAGACATGGTTTTAAAAAGGGGAGACAGAGTTTCTGTTCTTGCCAAAACAAAGGCAGTTAGAAAAGTAGTAAATAAATTCATGGTTTAA
- the gatA gene encoding Asp-tRNA(Asn)/Glu-tRNA(Gln) amidotransferase GatCAB subunit A, producing MDTIKKSKSIKNHDLTASDNVNNFIKKIDKINPNINAFLDINKEKALKTAENIDNKIKKGEKTGKLAGLVVAIKSNINVEDFKITAASRTLENYLGSYDATVIQRIRQEDGIIIGMTNMDEFAAGSSTETSYFGYTENPAAPGRIPGGSSGGSAAAIAAELCDLSLGSDTGGSIRNPASHCGVMGFKPTYGAVSRQGLLDLAMSFDQIGPFARDTSGIALMMDTITGFDERECTTIDWDVPHFTQKGENSQNPLKGIKVGVVEQFMEVSDENIVTIIEGSIDKMVDMGAEVVELSFDYIDLCLPTYYLINYVEFFSATRKYDGRKYGYNIENVCGEEVLRRIHMGSYISQKEYSGKYYKKALQARSLIRTEMKKLLSDVDVIAGPTVPKLPHKLGTSLDTMEMYAYDVLTVIANLAGIPAASMNAGKVNGIPVGIQLQSKPQEDVKILQVMAGLENIQNK from the coding sequence ATGGACACTATAAAAAAATCAAAATCAATTAAAAATCATGATTTAACTGCTTCAGATAATGTAAATAATTTTATTAAGAAAATAGACAAAATTAATCCTAATATTAATGCTTTTTTGGATATAAATAAAGAAAAAGCCCTTAAAACTGCCGAAAATATTGACAATAAAATTAAAAAAGGTGAAAAGACAGGTAAATTAGCTGGGCTGGTAGTAGCTATAAAAAGTAACATTAACGTTGAAGATTTTAAAATTACAGCAGCATCTAGAACTTTGGAAAACTATCTGGGAAGTTATGATGCAACCGTTATCCAGAGAATAAGGCAGGAAGATGGTATAATAATTGGAATGACCAATATGGACGAATTTGCGGCTGGGAGTTCCACTGAAACTTCTTATTTTGGCTATACTGAAAATCCTGCAGCTCCTGGCAGAATCCCAGGAGGTTCAAGTGGGGGAAGTGCAGCAGCTATTGCAGCCGAGCTTTGTGATCTGAGTTTGGGATCAGACACAGGAGGATCAATTCGTAATCCTGCATCTCACTGTGGTGTCATGGGATTTAAACCAACATATGGTGCGGTTTCACGGCAAGGGTTGTTGGATCTGGCCATGAGTTTTGACCAGATTGGTCCTTTTGCTCGGGACACCAGTGGAATTGCACTTATGATGGATACTATCACTGGTTTTGATGAGAGAGAATGTACCACTATCGATTGGGATGTGCCCCACTTCACACAAAAAGGTGAAAATTCACAAAATCCACTAAAAGGGATCAAGGTGGGTGTAGTAGAACAGTTCATGGAAGTATCTGATGAGAACATAGTCACTATAATTGAAGGAAGCATTGATAAAATGGTGGATATGGGGGCGGAAGTTGTTGAATTAAGCTTTGATTATATTGATTTATGCCTACCTACCTACTATTTAATAAACTATGTTGAATTTTTCTCAGCCACCAGAAAATATGATGGAAGAAAATATGGTTATAACATAGAGAACGTATGCGGAGAAGAAGTTCTACGAAGAATACATATGGGCTCCTACATAAGTCAAAAAGAATACAGTGGTAAATATTATAAAAAAGCTCTCCAAGCCAGATCATTAATAAGAACCGAGATGAAAAAATTATTATCTGATGTAGATGTTATTGCTGGCCCTACAGTTCCAAAACTACCCCACAAATTAGGAACCTCACTTGACACCATGGAAATGTACGCTTACGATGTATTAACCGTAATAGCTAACCTCGCAGGGATTCCAGCAGCAAGCATGAATGCCGGAAAAGTGAATGGAATACCAGTAGGGATCCAATTACAAAGCAAACCACAAGAAGATGTTAAGATTCTACAAGTAATGGCAGGATTAGAAAATATTCAGAACAAATAA
- a CDS encoding MFS transporter, with amino-acid sequence MSKEKLLNEYEHLNREHYKIFGLCLSGWIFDFYDLILFTFLIIPISFEFQVTNFTISFVLGASLLAAAVGGVIFGILSDQHGRKKVLQWTIVIYSLGTFLCAFSPNVESLIIFRIITGLGIGGEWAAGQTFVGETVPPKYRGFTGALLQMGGPLGFILAAIVGGFIAPEIGWRECFLLSAIPALMVILIRTKISESDVWLKNRESKSKIRRSFTLTENKFFLLFSKPYRKLFCLSLILAIIGSSAYWLTFSWLPDYLYSERNLSLAKSALWIILSQLGAIIGHIIFGLTADYLGRRPAFTIFSFIMALGIVMITMLWVPISVYPVLIMIFMFLVGFGTGLYGGFGPLMSELFPTSVRNTAMGSSFNLARGVQFFTPVIIAIIGGSYGLSSGIFIAALFALSIGLWVWTLPETKGKKLQELENNRIKLGN; translated from the coding sequence ATGTCCAAAGAAAAACTTCTAAACGAGTATGAACATTTAAACAGGGAACACTACAAAATATTTGGACTTTGCTTATCCGGATGGATCTTTGATTTTTATGATCTGATCCTGTTTACTTTTTTAATTATTCCCATATCCTTTGAATTCCAAGTAACCAACTTCACAATTTCCTTTGTCCTTGGAGCCTCATTATTAGCTGCTGCAGTTGGGGGAGTAATTTTTGGGATACTTTCAGATCAACATGGAAGAAAAAAGGTTCTCCAATGGACAATTGTGATATATAGTTTGGGAACCTTTCTTTGTGCTTTTTCTCCTAATGTTGAGTCACTAATAATATTTAGAATTATCACAGGTTTAGGTATAGGTGGTGAATGGGCCGCCGGGCAAACTTTTGTTGGCGAAACAGTTCCTCCCAAATACAGGGGATTTACCGGAGCTTTACTCCAAATGGGCGGACCATTAGGTTTCATTTTAGCGGCTATTGTAGGCGGATTTATTGCACCTGAGATTGGATGGAGGGAATGCTTCTTACTATCTGCCATACCTGCTCTAATGGTAATCCTAATTCGTACGAAAATATCTGAATCTGATGTGTGGTTAAAAAATAGGGAATCAAAATCTAAAATAAGAAGATCATTTACCCTGACTGAAAATAAATTCTTTTTACTATTTTCCAAACCATACCGAAAATTATTTTGTTTATCATTAATCTTGGCTATCATAGGAAGTTCGGCTTATTGGTTAACATTTTCATGGCTACCTGATTACCTTTATTCTGAAAGAAATCTTTCTCTAGCCAAATCTGCCTTGTGGATTATATTGTCCCAATTAGGAGCAATTATAGGTCATATAATATTTGGTTTGACTGCAGATTACTTGGGAAGAAGACCGGCATTTACTATTTTTTCTTTCATAATGGCATTAGGAATAGTGATGATAACCATGTTATGGGTCCCCATCTCAGTTTATCCAGTATTAATTATGATTTTTATGTTCTTGGTAGGATTTGGAACCGGTTTATACGGTGGTTTTGGTCCTTTAATGTCAGAACTTTTCCCCACTTCTGTTAGAAACACAGCAATGGGTTCATCATTTAATCTTGCCCGGGGGGTGCAATTTTTCACACCGGTTATAATCGCGATAATTGGAGGAAGTTATGGTCTTTCCAGTGGAATATTCATAGCCGCCCTTTTTGCCTTGAGTATAGGATTATGGGTTTGGACTCTACCTGAGACCAAGGGTAAAAAACTTCAAGAACTTGAAAATAATAGAATAAAATTAGGGAATTAA
- a CDS encoding cobyrinic acid a,c-diamide synthase — MKIGIVYVKGAVPAFENFGNLPTHLVKENGMVNGQKAHKVLDGLIIPGGSIVESQSISKDMAQEIKKINREGLFIVGMCSGFQVLANKTDIGRKSPCPIEKEGLGILNVSFSPMISNDRVEAEIVDQSFLTKGMIGSTATGFHCHTYGKIEGEAPPLFFSRVKRRDYKENPSKILSGVRNDDGNVVGTMIHGCLDENPVLVQNTLDYLGADKDDFEKIQEANKDLIKVMKSEIGIDTNIFSPKPLNKIQSNSHSKDIPPTLMISSTGSDSGKTFLTTGIVGNLRKKGYKVGVLKIGPDIRDIVPSLYLNKENMEPFSSIKIGHLGWMELESVLNEFKTKNYDLIVIEGVMSAFTGLLNEKTPYSSAEIAKAANIPVILVSACNKGGIETAAVDLASHAEIMNKMGIDVSGLILNKVYDENITESASYYLKQKVEIDNIWKVPKIKITERGNIPEVELKLEDFCLSSMETVEKYLNIEDIIKIAKKPSFTGYLSHKSILNTFK, encoded by the coding sequence ATGAAGATAGGAATTGTATATGTTAAAGGAGCAGTACCTGCATTTGAAAATTTCGGCAATTTACCCACGCACCTAGTTAAAGAAAATGGAATGGTTAATGGCCAAAAAGCCCACAAAGTTCTAGACGGCCTTATAATCCCTGGGGGCAGTATTGTTGAATCTCAAAGTATTAGTAAGGATATGGCCCAAGAAATAAAAAAAATAAATCGAGAAGGGCTTTTCATAGTGGGGATGTGTTCTGGTTTTCAAGTACTGGCTAATAAGACAGACATCGGTAGAAAATCCCCTTGTCCCATTGAAAAGGAAGGGTTAGGTATTTTAAATGTTTCTTTTAGTCCAATGATTAGTAATGATCGGGTGGAAGCAGAAATTGTAGATCAATCCTTCTTAACCAAAGGAATGATAGGTAGTACAGCAACTGGATTCCATTGCCATACTTATGGAAAAATTGAAGGGGAAGCTCCACCACTATTCTTTTCAAGAGTTAAGAGAAGAGATTATAAGGAGAATCCAAGTAAAATTTTATCTGGCGTTAGAAATGATGATGGAAATGTGGTAGGAACCATGATTCACGGATGTCTGGATGAAAATCCAGTTCTGGTACAAAATACATTAGATTATCTTGGTGCAGATAAAGATGATTTTGAAAAAATTCAGGAAGCTAATAAAGACTTGATTAAAGTCATGAAAAGTGAAATAGGCATTGATACCAACATATTTTCACCAAAACCACTAAATAAAATTCAAAGTAACTCCCATTCGAAAGACATTCCTCCAACTTTAATGATATCCAGCACAGGTTCTGATTCTGGTAAAACTTTTTTAACTACGGGTATTGTTGGAAATCTTAGAAAAAAAGGTTACAAAGTCGGTGTTTTAAAGATAGGTCCAGATATTAGAGACATAGTTCCTTCCCTTTATCTTAACAAAGAAAACATGGAACCATTCTCCTCAATAAAAATTGGCCATTTAGGATGGATGGAACTGGAAAGTGTGTTAAATGAATTTAAAACTAAAAATTATGATTTAATCGTGATTGAAGGAGTTATGAGTGCATTTACGGGATTATTAAATGAAAAAACGCCCTATTCCTCTGCTGAAATAGCAAAAGCAGCCAACATTCCAGTAATTCTTGTATCGGCCTGTAATAAAGGGGGAATAGAGACGGCTGCAGTTGATCTTGCATCTCATGCTGAAATAATGAATAAAATGGGAATAGATGTAAGTGGTCTTATTTTAAATAAAGTTTACGACGAGAATATAACTGAATCAGCTTCTTATTACCTTAAACAAAAAGTGGAAATAGATAATATATGGAAGGTTCCTAAAATCAAAATCACTGAAAGAGGTAATATTCCAGAAGTGGAACTAAAATTGGAAGATTTCTGTTTGAGTTCTATGGAAACAGTTGAAAAATATTTAAATATAGAAGATATAATTAAAATTGCTAAAAAACCAAGTTTCACAGGTTATTTATCACATAAATCTATTTTAAATACCTTTAAATAA
- the ribB gene encoding 3,4-dihydroxy-2-butanone-4-phosphate synthase — translation MIQKALEALKNGEIVLVFDADNRERETDMIVAAEFMTPQHMTVMRNDAGGLFCVPISSENSDKLGIPFMTDIMEAASEKYPVLKELSPTDIPYDEKSAFSITVNHRKTFTGITDVDRALTIKELGLICKNENQENLGKLFRSPGHVTLLRAAEGHVLKRKGHTEMSIALMEMAGLTEVAVCCEMMDDVSGGSLSTNDAKKYAEEHDLVFLSGDDVIKAYKEFNAQK, via the coding sequence ATGATTCAAAAAGCATTAGAAGCATTAAAAAATGGAGAAATAGTATTAGTATTTGATGCAGACAACCGGGAAAGAGAAACAGATATGATTGTGGCCGCTGAATTTATGACCCCACAACACATGACTGTAATGAGAAATGATGCTGGCGGACTTTTTTGTGTCCCAATATCATCTGAAAATTCCGATAAACTGGGAATACCCTTTATGACTGATATCATGGAAGCAGCCAGTGAAAAATATCCGGTTCTTAAAGAATTATCACCTACAGATATACCTTACGATGAAAAATCTGCTTTTTCTATAACTGTAAATCATAGGAAAACTTTTACAGGAATTACAGATGTTGACCGAGCTCTTACTATTAAAGAACTGGGATTAATCTGTAAAAATGAAAATCAAGAGAATCTTGGTAAATTATTCAGATCACCAGGGCATGTTACACTACTGCGAGCTGCAGAAGGACATGTACTTAAAAGAAAAGGTCATACTGAAATGAGTATCGCACTCATGGAAATGGCCGGCCTTACAGAGGTTGCCGTGTGCTGTGAGATGATGGATGATGTTAGTGGTGGTTCCTTAAGCACCAATGATGCCAAAAAATATGCAGAAGAGCATGATCTGGTATTTTTAAGTGGTGACGATGTTATAAAAGCATATAAAGAATTCAATGCACAAAAATAA
- the sepS gene encoding O-phosphoserine--tRNA ligase, whose product MGAVKLNKKQIIKLAKKDFEKAWVETSKTLKKPHHDYEYPRLRFKTGKTHMLYDTISELRQAYIKLGFDEVINPVFIDEEHIYKQFGPEAPAVLDRCFYLAGLPRPDIGLGMEKIEKIEKLGIELSDDKVDNLKNVFRGYKKGDISGDDLVQDLSIALNVENEMGLRVLERVFPEIHELKPIAGRTTLRSHMTSGWFITLNHLKNKRSLPLKLFSIDRCFRREQKEDMSHLMTYHSASCVIMDDEVSLDMGMAVSESLLEHFGFEKFKFLPDEKKSKYYIPGTQTEVYGYHPQLNNWVEIATFGIYSPIALAKYGIEVEVMNLGVGAERIAMILNEQKDIREMVYPQIYEKWEVTDRELASMLRINYYPATAEGRSLMEKILKTGQEYADELSPCEFTVFEGEFLGKNIKVELIEPEEGTKLLGPAAWNQIYLYQGNIVGTAVEGQITDEIAFNAIDKGINLNISYMDGVAAYAAYKIEEMVVSGEEEVKIRTTISRSISDINLRLDEMGLNYITSLNKTIDIRGPIFSTIKCTIQ is encoded by the coding sequence ATGGGGGCAGTTAAACTGAATAAAAAGCAAATTATAAAACTTGCAAAAAAAGATTTTGAGAAGGCATGGGTTGAAACTTCAAAAACGCTGAAAAAGCCCCATCACGACTATGAATATCCCCGGCTGCGTTTTAAAACCGGTAAAACTCACATGCTTTACGATACTATATCAGAATTAAGACAAGCTTATATTAAGTTGGGATTTGATGAGGTAATTAATCCAGTGTTCATTGATGAAGAACATATTTACAAACAATTTGGACCTGAAGCCCCGGCAGTTTTAGACAGGTGCTTCTATCTGGCAGGGCTTCCACGGCCAGATATTGGTTTAGGAATGGAAAAGATTGAAAAAATTGAGAAACTAGGTATTGAATTAAGTGACGATAAAGTAGATAATCTTAAAAATGTGTTTAGAGGATACAAAAAAGGAGATATCAGCGGTGATGATCTGGTCCAAGATCTCTCCATTGCCCTAAATGTGGAAAATGAAATGGGCCTAAGGGTTCTAGAGCGGGTTTTTCCTGAAATCCATGAACTGAAACCCATTGCCGGCAGGACTACCCTAAGATCTCACATGACCTCTGGATGGTTTATAACACTTAATCATCTTAAAAACAAAAGATCTTTGCCTCTTAAACTTTTTTCAATTGATCGATGTTTTAGAAGAGAACAAAAAGAGGATATGAGTCATCTTATGACCTATCATTCTGCTTCCTGTGTTATTATGGATGATGAAGTATCACTGGATATGGGAATGGCAGTTTCAGAAAGTTTACTGGAACATTTTGGTTTTGAAAAATTCAAATTCCTGCCTGATGAAAAGAAATCCAAGTACTACATACCCGGTACTCAAACTGAAGTCTATGGTTACCACCCCCAATTAAATAATTGGGTGGAAATTGCAACATTTGGAATTTATTCACCTATAGCACTGGCTAAATATGGGATCGAAGTAGAAGTGATGAATCTCGGTGTTGGTGCTGAAAGAATAGCCATGATTTTAAATGAGCAAAAAGATATCAGAGAAATGGTTTATCCCCAAATATATGAAAAATGGGAGGTAACTGATCGTGAACTGGCATCTATGCTTCGAATTAATTATTATCCCGCCACTGCAGAGGGTCGATCATTAATGGAAAAAATATTAAAAACTGGCCAAGAATATGCTGATGAATTATCTCCATGCGAATTTACAGTGTTTGAAGGTGAATTTCTGGGAAAAAATATAAAGGTTGAATTAATAGAACCGGAAGAAGGAACGAAACTATTAGGGCCCGCAGCATGGAATCAGATATATTTATACCAGGGAAATATCGTTGGAACAGCTGTTGAAGGACAAATAACCGATGAAATAGCGTTTAATGCTATTGATAAAGGTATAAATCTAAATATCAGTTATATGGACGGAGTAGCAGCCTATGCAGCATATAAAATTGAGGAAATGGTTGTAAGTGGTGAAGAAGAGGTTAAGATTAGAACAACCATATCACGATCAATTTCAGATATTAATTTAAGACTGGATGAGATGGGCTTAAATTACATAACCAGTTTAAATAAGACTATAGACATTAGAGGACCCATATTCTCTACAATAAAATGTACAATCCAATGA